A single genomic interval of Oryza sativa Japonica Group chromosome 7, ASM3414082v1 harbors:
- the LOC4343955 gene encoding serine/arginine-rich splicing factor SC35 isoform X1 codes for MSRFGRSGPPPIRDTYSLLVLNITFRTTADDLSPLFEKYGEVVDIYIPRDRRTGDSRGFAFVRYKYEDEAQKAVDRLDGRVVDGREIMVQFAKYGPNAERIHKGKIMETVPRSRGRSRSRSPRRGYRDDYRERDYRKRSRSRDRYGRDRYRERDYRRRSRSRSYTPDDYRRRGRDSVSPARRSLSRSRSRSYSPDDYRKRGKHSQSPVCKSPSAKRSPSMSPARRSPSASPARRSPSASPVRRSPSRSPRRTPSSQEGSPVKRYDEPRRSRSPST; via the exons ATGTCGCGCTTCGGCCGCTCCGGCCCGCCGCCGATCCGCGACACCTACTCCCTCCTCGTCCTCAACATCACCTTCC GCACTACGGCGGAtgacctctcccctctcttcgaGAAGTACGGCGAGGTCGTCGACATCTACATCCCTAGGGACCGCAG GACTGGTGATTCGCGAGGGTTTGCGTTCGTGAGGTACAAGTATGAGGACGAGGCGCAGAAGGCAGTCGATCGGCTTGACG ggagaGTGGTAGATGGAAGGGAGATCATGGTGCAGTTTGCCAAGTACGGCCCGAACGCTGAACGAAT CCATAAAGGAAAAATCATGGAGACAGTTCCAAGGTCTAGGGGTCGTTCCAGAAGCCGCAGTCCAAGACGGGG GTACCGTGATGACTATCGGGAGAGAGACTATAGAAAGCGGAGTCGGAGTAGAGATAGATATGGACGTGACAGGTATAGGGAGAGAGATTATCGTCGTCGTAGCAGGAGCCGCAGCTACACTCCTGATGATTACAGGAGACGTGGCAGAGACAG TGTGTCACCTGCACGCAGAAGCCTGAGTCGTAGCAGGAGTCGTAGCTACAGTCCTGATGATTACAGGAAGCGTGGCAAACACAG TCAATCGCCTGTGTGTAAAAGCCCCAGTGCAAAAAGAAGCCCCAGTATGTCGCCTGCACGCAGAAGCCCCAGTGCTTCGCCTGCACGTAGAAGCCCTAGTGCTTCGCCTGTGCGCAGAAGCCCTAGTCGCTCTCCTCGCAGGACACCATCTTCTCAAGAGGGATCTCCTGTCAAGCGCTATGATGAGCCTAGGCGCTCTCGTAGCCCTTCGACGTAA
- the LOC4343953 gene encoding calmodulin-binding transcription activator 1 isoform X1 produces MAEVRKYGLPNQPPDIPQILLEAQNRWLRPTEICHILSNYKKFSIAPEPPNRPASGSLFLFDRKILRYFRKDGHNWRKKKDGKTVKEAHEKLKVGSVDVLHCYYAHGEENENFQRRTYWLLEEGFMNIVLVHYLEVKGGKQSFSRSKEAEESAGLSNADSPACSNSFASQSQVASQSMDAESPISGQISEYEDAETDNCRASSRYHPFVEMQQPVDGVMMNNMLGVSAPSTSVNNPGAGYHGEMQTTTANSDNHFATHYDIAGVFNEAGAGLRGVSKTLHDSVRFAEPYPECSAEFMEPALYSSNATMESNNLDDNSRLETFMSEALYTNNLTQKEADALSAAGIMSSQAENNSYTDGIRYPLLKQSSLDLFKIEPDGLKKFDSFSRWMSSELPEVADLDIKSSSDAFWSSTETVNVADGTSIPINEQLDAFAVSPSLSQDQLFSIIDVSPSYACTGSRNKVLITGTFLANKEHVENCKWSCMFGDVEVPAEVLAHGSLRCYTPVHLSGRVPFYVTCSNRVACSEVREFEFRDSDARQMDTSDPQTTGINEMHLHIRLEKLLSLGPDDYEKYVMSDGKEKSEIINTISSLMLDDKCLNQAVPLDEKEVSTARDQNIEKLVKEKLYCWLVHKVHDEDKGPNVLGKEGQGVIHLVAALGYDWAVRPIITAGVKVNFRDARGWTALHWAASCGRERTVGALIANGAESGLLTDPTPQFPAGRTAADLASENGHKGIAGFLAESALTSHLSALTLKESKDGNVKEICGLGGAEDFAESSSAQLAYRDSQAESLKDSLSAVRKSTQAAARIFQAFRVESFHRKKVVEYGDDDCGLSDERTLSLVSIKNAKPGQNDGSHSAAVRIQNKFRGWKGRKEFMIIRQKIVKIQAHVRGHQVRKSYRRIVWSVGIVEKIILRWRRKRRGLRGFQPVKQLEGPSPIQQLEGPSQIQPAKEEEEDEYDYLKDGRKQAEGRLQRALARVKSMTQYPEAREQYSRIANRVTELQEPQAMMIQDDMQSDGAIADGGDFMAELEELCGDGDAPMPTIL; encoded by the exons ATGGCGGAGGTTCGCAAGTACGGGCTGCCCAATCAGCCGCCAG ATATTCCCCAGATACTGCTGGAAGCTCAGAATCGATGGCTACGTCCTACTGAAATCTGCCATATACTGTCGAACTACAAGAAATTCTCCATTGCGCCCGAGCCACCGAACAGACCTGCAA GTGGCTCGCTTTTTCTGTTCGATCGGAAAATATTGAGATACTTCAGAAAGGATGGACATAACTGGAGGAAGAAAAAGGATGGAAAGACAGTCAAAGAAGCTCATGAGAAGCTGAAA GTTGGTAGTGTTGATGTACTTCATTGCTACTATGCCCATGGGGAGGAGAATGAGAACTTCCAGAGACGTACCTATTGGTTGTTAGAAGA GGGTTTCATGAATATTGTTCTTGTGCACTACCTTGAAGTTAAG GGTGGCAAGCAAAGTTTCAGCCGTTCTAAAGAAGCTGAAGAGAGTGCAGGATTATCTAATGCTGATAGTCCTGCATGCTCAAACTCTTTCGCTAGTCAGAGCCAGGTAGCCTCCCAATCTATGGATGCTGAAAGCCCAATTAGTGGACAGATTTCGGAATATGAGGATGCTGAAACAG ATAATTGTCGAGCAAGCTCCAGATACCACCCTTTCGTTGAGATGCAGCAGCCTGTGGATGGAGTCATGATGAATAATATGCTGGGTGTTTCAGCTCCAAGTACTTCTGTAAATAATCCAG GTGCAGGATATCATGGTGAAATGCAGACTACAACAGCTAACTCAGACAATCATTTTGCTACTCATTATGACATAGCTGGTGTGTTCAATGAAGCTGGAGCTGGATTAAGGGGCGTTTCCAAAACTCTACATGATTCAGTGCGTTTTGCTGAGCCCTATCCTGAATGCTCAGCTGAGTTTATGGAGCCAGCACTCTATTCTTCTAATGCCACCATGGAGTCCAACAATCTGGATGATAACTCACGGTTGGAAACGTTCATGTCTGAGGCACTCTACACCAACAACCTCACTCAGAAAGAAGCTGATGCACTGAGTGCTGCAGGCATAATGTCATCACAG GCAGAGAATAATAGCTATACAGATGGGATCCGGTATCCACTTTTAAAGCAGTCATCACTAGATCTCTTTAAGATCGAACCCGATGGTTTGAAGAAATTTGATAGCTTCTCGAGATGGATGAGTAGTGAACTTCCAGAAGTAGCTGATTTGGATATCAAGTCCAGTTCTGATGCCTTCTGGAGTAGTACTGAAACAGTGAACGTCGCTGATGGCACTAGCATACCTATAAATGAACAGTTAGATGCATTCGCAGTCAGCCCTTCACTTTCCCAAGACCAGCTCTTCAGCATTATTGATGTTTCTCCAAGCTACGCATGCACTGGCTCTAGGAATAAG GTCCTAATTACTGGTACATTCTTGGCAAATAAAGAACATGTGGAGAATTGCAAGTGGTCATGTATGTTTGGGGACGTTGAAGTACCTGCAGAGGTTTTAGCACATGGCTCTCTGCGCTGCTACACACCAGTACATTTATCTGGACGAGTCCCATTTTATGTGACATGCTCCAATAGGGTGGCTTGTAGTGAAGTGCGAGAGTTTGAGTTCCGTGATTCTGATGCTCGACAAATGGATACTTCAGATCCCCAGACAACAGGCATAAATGAAATGCATTTACATATTCGTCTTGAGAAGTTACTTTCGTTGGGACCAGATGACTATGAGAAGTATGTTATGAGTGATGGAAAAGAGAAGTCTGAAATAATCAACACTATTAGTTCCTTAATGCTTGATGATAAATGTTTAAACCAGGCAGTTCCATTGGATGAGAAGGAAGTTTCCACTGCACGGGATCAGAATATTGAGAAATTGGTGAAAGAGAAACTATATTGTTGGCTTGTTCATAAGGTACATGATGAAGACAAAGGTCCCAATGTGCTTGGCAAGGAAGGACAAGGTGTGATTCATTTGGTAGCTGCACTTGGGTATGATTGGGCTGTAAGGCCAATAATTACGGCTGGTGTAAAGGTGAACTTCAGGGATGCTCGAGGATGGACTGCGCTTCACTGGGCTGCATCATGTGGAAG GGAGCGGACAGTTGGGGCCCTGATAGCAAATGGAGCTGAATCTGGTTTATTGACAGATCCAACTCCTCAATTTCCAGCAGGTAGAACAGCTGCTGATTTAGCATCAGAAAATGGACACAAAGGCATTGCTGGTTTCCTTGCAGAGTCTGCTTTGACAAGTCATCTTTCAGCACTTACACTGAAAGAATCCAAGGATGGGAATGTAAAAGAAATATGTGGCTTAGGAGGGGCTGAAGATTTTGCAGAGTCGAGTTCTGCTCAACTTGCTTACAGGGATTCTCAGGCTGAGTCACTGAAGGATTCACTTAGCGCTGTTCGTAAATCAACGCAAGCTGCAGCCAGGATATTTCAAGCTTTTAGGGTGGAGTCATTCCACAGAAAGAAGGTGGTTGAATATGGAGATGATGATTGTGGATTATCAGATGAGCGCACTCTTTCACTTGTATCCATTAAAAATGCCAAACCTGGACAGAACGACGGGTCACATTCTGCTGCTGTTCGTATCCAAAATAAGTTTAGAGGATGGAAAGGTAGAAAGGAGTTTATGATTATTCGACAGAAAATTGTCAAGATACAG GCCCATGTACGAGGACATCAAGTAAGGAAAAGCTATCGGAGGATAGTCTGGTCTGTAGGCATTGTGGAGAAAATTATATTGAGGTGGAGGAGAAAGCGAAGGGGCCTGCGTGGTTTCCAACCGGTAAAACAGCTTGAAGGTCCATCACCGATCCAACAGCTTGAAGGTCCATCGCAGATCCAACCAGcaaaggaagaggaagaggatgaaTATGATTACCTCAAAGATGGCAGGAAGCAAGCCGAAGGCAGATTACAGAGAGCACTAGCTCGTGTGAAATCGATGACTCAATACCCAGAAGCAAGAGAACAGTACAGTAGAATCGCAAACCGTGTTACAGAACTGCAGGAGCCTCAG gcGATGATGATTCAGGATGATATGCAAAGTGATGGAGCTATTGCTGATGGAGGCGACTTCATGGCTGAACTGGAGGAGCTATGCGGGGATGGGGACGCACCAATGCCCACCATTTTGTGA
- the LOC4343953 gene encoding calmodulin-binding transcription activator 1 isoform X2, which produces MLIVLHAQTLSLVRASVSKEKFGATDNCRASSRYHPFVEMQQPVDGVMMNNMLGVSAPSTSVNNPGAGYHGEMQTTTANSDNHFATHYDIAGVFNEAGAGLRGVSKTLHDSVRFAEPYPECSAEFMEPALYSSNATMESNNLDDNSRLETFMSEALYTNNLTQKEADALSAAGIMSSQAENNSYTDGIRYPLLKQSSLDLFKIEPDGLKKFDSFSRWMSSELPEVADLDIKSSSDAFWSSTETVNVADGTSIPINEQLDAFAVSPSLSQDQLFSIIDVSPSYACTGSRNKVLITGTFLANKEHVENCKWSCMFGDVEVPAEVLAHGSLRCYTPVHLSGRVPFYVTCSNRVACSEVREFEFRDSDARQMDTSDPQTTGINEMHLHIRLEKLLSLGPDDYEKYVMSDGKEKSEIINTISSLMLDDKCLNQAVPLDEKEVSTARDQNIEKLVKEKLYCWLVHKVHDEDKGPNVLGKEGQGVIHLVAALGYDWAVRPIITAGVKVNFRDARGWTALHWAASCGRERTVGALIANGAESGLLTDPTPQFPAGRTAADLASENGHKGIAGFLAESALTSHLSALTLKESKDGNVKEICGLGGAEDFAESSSAQLAYRDSQAESLKDSLSAVRKSTQAAARIFQAFRVESFHRKKVVEYGDDDCGLSDERTLSLVSIKNAKPGQNDGSHSAAVRIQNKFRGWKGRKEFMIIRQKIVKIQAHVRGHQVRKSYRRIVWSVGIVEKIILRWRRKRRGLRGFQPVKQLEGPSPIQQLEGPSQIQPAKEEEEDEYDYLKDGRKQAEGRLQRALARVKSMTQYPEAREQYSRIANRVTELQEPQAMMIQDDMQSDGAIADGGDFMAELEELCGDGDAPMPTIL; this is translated from the exons ATGCTGATAGTCCTGCATGCTCAAACTCTTTCGCTAGTCAGAGCCAG TGTATCTAAAGAAAAATTCGGTGCAACAGATAATTGTCGAGCAAGCTCCAGATACCACCCTTTCGTTGAGATGCAGCAGCCTGTGGATGGAGTCATGATGAATAATATGCTGGGTGTTTCAGCTCCAAGTACTTCTGTAAATAATCCAG GTGCAGGATATCATGGTGAAATGCAGACTACAACAGCTAACTCAGACAATCATTTTGCTACTCATTATGACATAGCTGGTGTGTTCAATGAAGCTGGAGCTGGATTAAGGGGCGTTTCCAAAACTCTACATGATTCAGTGCGTTTTGCTGAGCCCTATCCTGAATGCTCAGCTGAGTTTATGGAGCCAGCACTCTATTCTTCTAATGCCACCATGGAGTCCAACAATCTGGATGATAACTCACGGTTGGAAACGTTCATGTCTGAGGCACTCTACACCAACAACCTCACTCAGAAAGAAGCTGATGCACTGAGTGCTGCAGGCATAATGTCATCACAG GCAGAGAATAATAGCTATACAGATGGGATCCGGTATCCACTTTTAAAGCAGTCATCACTAGATCTCTTTAAGATCGAACCCGATGGTTTGAAGAAATTTGATAGCTTCTCGAGATGGATGAGTAGTGAACTTCCAGAAGTAGCTGATTTGGATATCAAGTCCAGTTCTGATGCCTTCTGGAGTAGTACTGAAACAGTGAACGTCGCTGATGGCACTAGCATACCTATAAATGAACAGTTAGATGCATTCGCAGTCAGCCCTTCACTTTCCCAAGACCAGCTCTTCAGCATTATTGATGTTTCTCCAAGCTACGCATGCACTGGCTCTAGGAATAAG GTCCTAATTACTGGTACATTCTTGGCAAATAAAGAACATGTGGAGAATTGCAAGTGGTCATGTATGTTTGGGGACGTTGAAGTACCTGCAGAGGTTTTAGCACATGGCTCTCTGCGCTGCTACACACCAGTACATTTATCTGGACGAGTCCCATTTTATGTGACATGCTCCAATAGGGTGGCTTGTAGTGAAGTGCGAGAGTTTGAGTTCCGTGATTCTGATGCTCGACAAATGGATACTTCAGATCCCCAGACAACAGGCATAAATGAAATGCATTTACATATTCGTCTTGAGAAGTTACTTTCGTTGGGACCAGATGACTATGAGAAGTATGTTATGAGTGATGGAAAAGAGAAGTCTGAAATAATCAACACTATTAGTTCCTTAATGCTTGATGATAAATGTTTAAACCAGGCAGTTCCATTGGATGAGAAGGAAGTTTCCACTGCACGGGATCAGAATATTGAGAAATTGGTGAAAGAGAAACTATATTGTTGGCTTGTTCATAAGGTACATGATGAAGACAAAGGTCCCAATGTGCTTGGCAAGGAAGGACAAGGTGTGATTCATTTGGTAGCTGCACTTGGGTATGATTGGGCTGTAAGGCCAATAATTACGGCTGGTGTAAAGGTGAACTTCAGGGATGCTCGAGGATGGACTGCGCTTCACTGGGCTGCATCATGTGGAAG GGAGCGGACAGTTGGGGCCCTGATAGCAAATGGAGCTGAATCTGGTTTATTGACAGATCCAACTCCTCAATTTCCAGCAGGTAGAACAGCTGCTGATTTAGCATCAGAAAATGGACACAAAGGCATTGCTGGTTTCCTTGCAGAGTCTGCTTTGACAAGTCATCTTTCAGCACTTACACTGAAAGAATCCAAGGATGGGAATGTAAAAGAAATATGTGGCTTAGGAGGGGCTGAAGATTTTGCAGAGTCGAGTTCTGCTCAACTTGCTTACAGGGATTCTCAGGCTGAGTCACTGAAGGATTCACTTAGCGCTGTTCGTAAATCAACGCAAGCTGCAGCCAGGATATTTCAAGCTTTTAGGGTGGAGTCATTCCACAGAAAGAAGGTGGTTGAATATGGAGATGATGATTGTGGATTATCAGATGAGCGCACTCTTTCACTTGTATCCATTAAAAATGCCAAACCTGGACAGAACGACGGGTCACATTCTGCTGCTGTTCGTATCCAAAATAAGTTTAGAGGATGGAAAGGTAGAAAGGAGTTTATGATTATTCGACAGAAAATTGTCAAGATACAG GCCCATGTACGAGGACATCAAGTAAGGAAAAGCTATCGGAGGATAGTCTGGTCTGTAGGCATTGTGGAGAAAATTATATTGAGGTGGAGGAGAAAGCGAAGGGGCCTGCGTGGTTTCCAACCGGTAAAACAGCTTGAAGGTCCATCACCGATCCAACAGCTTGAAGGTCCATCGCAGATCCAACCAGcaaaggaagaggaagaggatgaaTATGATTACCTCAAAGATGGCAGGAAGCAAGCCGAAGGCAGATTACAGAGAGCACTAGCTCGTGTGAAATCGATGACTCAATACCCAGAAGCAAGAGAACAGTACAGTAGAATCGCAAACCGTGTTACAGAACTGCAGGAGCCTCAG gcGATGATGATTCAGGATGATATGCAAAGTGATGGAGCTATTGCTGATGGAGGCGACTTCATGGCTGAACTGGAGGAGCTATGCGGGGATGGGGACGCACCAATGCCCACCATTTTGTGA
- the LOC4343954 gene encoding copper-transporting ATPase PAA1, chloroplastic isoform X1, with protein MESTLITITRSPILPCPFSRRPASPARCFAGARRSRCAAASASFFSPAGGRGGGDAGAGSSLSSAAAAAALGEAAAAGGGGSDSEAILLSVQGMMCDGCAASVKRILESQPEVTSATVDFKEAKAVVLTTAEVKAAEDWQKQCGEKLANHLGTCGFESRLQGKILESKEKPNEVNHGNRR; from the exons ATGGAGTCTACGCTGATCACGATCACGAGATCGCCCATCCTCCCCTGTCCATTCTCGAGACGgcccgcctcgcccgcgcgctgcttcgccggagctcgccgtAGCCGctgtgccgccgcctccgcttcgTTCTTCTCCCccgccggtggccgcggcggcggggatgcaGGGGCGGGCTCCTcgctctcctccgccgcggccgcggccgcgctcggcgaggcggcggcggcgggtggcggcggatccGACTCCGAGGCCATCCTGCTCAGCGTCCAG GGGATGATGTGCGATGGGTGCGCGGCGAGCGTGAAGCGGATTTTGGAGAGCCAA CCTGAAGTCACTTCTGCCACCGTTGATTTTAAGGAAGCAAAAGCAGTTGTCTTGACAACAGCTGAGGTCAAGGCGGCTGAAGATTGGCAAAAGCAATGTGGAGAGAAACTGGCAAATCACCTGGGCACCTGTGGATTTGAATCTCGCCTTCAAGGTAAAATTTTGGAG AGTAAGGAGAAGCCAAATGAAGTCAATCATGGAAATCGAAGATGA
- the LOC4343956 gene encoding transcription elongation factor SPT4 homolog 1, with protein sequence MRGGGGGGGGDGMMDDGPKYAQIPTSFGHELRACLRCRLVKTYDQFMEQGCENCPFLDMERDHDNVVNCTTPNFTGIISVMDPGRSWAARWLRIGKFIPGCYTLAVAEELPEEYQSVCQDNNVQYFPPKRV encoded by the exons atgaggggcggcggcggcggcggtggcggcgacgggatGATGGACGACGGGCCCAAGTACGCGCAGATACCGACGAGCTTCGGCCACGAGCTCCGCGCGTgcctccgctgccgcctcgTCAAGACCTACGATCAG TTCATGGAGCAAGGCTGCGAGAACTGCCCCTTCCTCGACATGGAAAGGGATCACGACAACGTCGTCAACTGCACCACCCCCAACTTCACAGG AATAATCTCCGTGATGGATCCTGGTAGGAGTTGGGCTGCTCGTTGGTTGAGAATTG GGAAGTTCATCCCTGGGTGCTATACGCTGGCTGTCGCGGAGGAGCTTCCGGAGGAGTACCAA AGCGTTTGCCAAGACAACAATGTGCAATACTTCCCTCCGAAGCGTGTCTGA
- the LOC4343954 gene encoding copper-transporting ATPase PAA1, chloroplastic isoform X2 — MESTLITITRSPILPCPFSRRPASPARCFAGARRSRCAAASASFFSPAGGRGGGDAGAGSSLSSAAAAAALGEAAAAGGGGSDSEAILLSVQGMMCDGCAASVKRILESQPEVTSATVDFKEAKAVVLTTAEVKAAEDWQKQCGEKLANHLGTCGFESRLQE; from the exons ATGGAGTCTACGCTGATCACGATCACGAGATCGCCCATCCTCCCCTGTCCATTCTCGAGACGgcccgcctcgcccgcgcgctgcttcgccggagctcgccgtAGCCGctgtgccgccgcctccgcttcgTTCTTCTCCCccgccggtggccgcggcggcggggatgcaGGGGCGGGCTCCTcgctctcctccgccgcggccgcggccgcgctcggcgaggcggcggcggcgggtggcggcggatccGACTCCGAGGCCATCCTGCTCAGCGTCCAG GGGATGATGTGCGATGGGTGCGCGGCGAGCGTGAAGCGGATTTTGGAGAGCCAA CCTGAAGTCACTTCTGCCACCGTTGATTTTAAGGAAGCAAAAGCAGTTGTCTTGACAACAGCTGAGGTCAAGGCGGCTGAAGATTGGCAAAAGCAATGTGGAGAGAAACTGGCAAATCACCTGGGCACCTGTGGATTTGAATCTCGCCTTCAAG AGTAA
- the LOC4343955 gene encoding serine/arginine-rich splicing factor SC35 isoform X2 — protein sequence MSRFGRSGPPPIRDTYSLLVLNITFRTTADDLSPLFEKYGEVVDIYIPRDRRTGDSRGFAFVRYKYEDEAQKAVDRLDGRVVDGREIMVQFAKYGPNAERIHKGKIMETVPRSRGRSRSRSPRRGYRDDYRERDYRKRSRSRDRYGRDRYRERDYRRRSRSRSYTPDDYRRRGRDSVSPARRSLSRSRSRSYSPDDYRKRGKHSPSAKRSPSMSPARRSPSASPARRSPSASPVRRSPSRSPRRTPSSQEGSPVKRYDEPRRSRSPST from the exons ATGTCGCGCTTCGGCCGCTCCGGCCCGCCGCCGATCCGCGACACCTACTCCCTCCTCGTCCTCAACATCACCTTCC GCACTACGGCGGAtgacctctcccctctcttcgaGAAGTACGGCGAGGTCGTCGACATCTACATCCCTAGGGACCGCAG GACTGGTGATTCGCGAGGGTTTGCGTTCGTGAGGTACAAGTATGAGGACGAGGCGCAGAAGGCAGTCGATCGGCTTGACG ggagaGTGGTAGATGGAAGGGAGATCATGGTGCAGTTTGCCAAGTACGGCCCGAACGCTGAACGAAT CCATAAAGGAAAAATCATGGAGACAGTTCCAAGGTCTAGGGGTCGTTCCAGAAGCCGCAGTCCAAGACGGGG GTACCGTGATGACTATCGGGAGAGAGACTATAGAAAGCGGAGTCGGAGTAGAGATAGATATGGACGTGACAGGTATAGGGAGAGAGATTATCGTCGTCGTAGCAGGAGCCGCAGCTACACTCCTGATGATTACAGGAGACGTGGCAGAGACAG TGTGTCACCTGCACGCAGAAGCCTGAGTCGTAGCAGGAGTCGTAGCTACAGTCCTGATGATTACAGGAAGCGTGGCAAACACAG CCCCAGTGCAAAAAGAAGCCCCAGTATGTCGCCTGCACGCAGAAGCCCCAGTGCTTCGCCTGCACGTAGAAGCCCTAGTGCTTCGCCTGTGCGCAGAAGCCCTAGTCGCTCTCCTCGCAGGACACCATCTTCTCAAGAGGGATCTCCTGTCAAGCGCTATGATGAGCCTAGGCGCTCTCGTAGCCCTTCGACGTAA